The genomic interval GGCGCGGTGGAAGCGGAAGGACTGGCGGACATGAAAAACGGTGCCTCGAGTTGCGGGGAGCGCGTTGCGCAATGCCACGCATTCTACAGGTGTGAGGCTGGCCCCCCAATCCATACGCCCGCTTTTGTCAGTCCAGAATCACCAAACGGTTGGGCAGTTCGTTGCGGGCATGGGTGCGCGGCACGTGCTCACTGAGCAACTCACCGCAGGTGTCGATGCAATCGACAAAGCCTTGCAAGGTCCGGCCCTGACGCACCTGTTCGGCAAAGCGCCCTACGATGGCCGCACGGGCACTGGCATCGAGGTATTGCTCCACCCCTTGGTCGACTAGGATTTCCACGTGCCGCTCCGCTTCGCTGACGAAAATCAGCACCCCCGTGGCACCGCGGGTGCGCTGCAGGTTCTGCTCGCGAAACTGCTGGCGGGCCAGGCTCGACGCCCGCCAGCGGCGCCAGGCACGCGGGATCAGCCAGCCGGCCAGGCGCGGGTGGCGCAGCAGCAGGCACAAGCCGATGAACAGCACGACGTTGGCCACCAGCAGGCCACGGATACCGGGCCAGCCCAGCAGCATCTGCAGCAAGCCCGGCACGGCCAGCGCCAGCACCGCGGCCCAGAACAGTGGCAGGTAGGCGTAATCGTCGGCACGGCGGGCCAGCACCGTTACCAGTTCGGCATCGGTACGCCGTTCGGCACGGGCAATGGCTTCGGCGATCTGACGTTGATCGTATTCGTTGAGGGGGGTCATGCCAGCGGTCTCTCGATCGTTCTTATTGTTGTTGTCCAGGCATTCAGGGTGCCATCGGCCGCCGACATATTCAGGCATAATCCGCCGCTGGAAGAATCGCCCCCGAACTGTACAACAATAGCCGCCTGAAAACTTCGGCCGCGCGCGTATCACGGTGGATACGGCAGAGGCCCCACAACGGAATTGATGATGAAACTGTCTTTGCTGGGCCTGGCCATGGGCCTTGTCAGTCAGGCGGCCCTCGCCGCCCCTACCGCTCCGCCCCTGCAGGACAAGCAGGCGTTCATCGATCACCTGATCAGCCAGATGACCGAGGCCGAAAAAATCGGTCAGCTGCGCCTGATCAGCATCGGCCCGGAGATGACCCACGAGCAAATCCGCGAAGAAATCGCCGCAGGCCGCATCGGTGGCACCTTCAACTCGCGCACCGCGCCCGAGAACCGGCCGATGCAGGACGCCGCCATGCGCAGCCGCCTGAAGATTCCGATGTTCTTCGCCTACGACACTATTCACGGCGAGCGCACCATTTTCCCGATCGGCCTGGGCATGGCCGCGACCTGGGACATGGACGCGATTGCCAAGGTCGGCCGCACTGCGGCCATCGAGGCCGCTGCCGACGCCCTGGACATGACCTTCGCGCCGATGGTCGACATCGCCCGCGACCCGCGCTGGGGCCGCACCAGTGAAGGCTTTGGTGAAGACACCTACCTGACCTCGCGAATCGGCCAGGTGATGGTCCGCTCGTTCCAGGGCAGCAGCCCGGCCAACCCCGACAGCATCATGGCCATCGTCAAGCACTTTGCCCTGTATGGCGCGGTGGAGGGCGGCCGCGACTACAACACGGTCGATATGAGCCTGACGAAAATGTACAACGACTACCTGCCGCCCTACCGCGCCGCGCTCGATGCCGGTGCTGGCGGGGTCATGGTGGCGTTGAACTCGATCAACGGCGTGCCGGCCACCTCCAACACCTGGTTGATGAACGACCTGCTGCGCAAGGAGTGGGGCTTCAAAGGTGTGACCATCAGTGACCACGGCGCCATCCAGGAACTGATCCGCCACGGGGTTGCCCGTGACGGCCGTGAAGCGGCCAAACTGGCGATCAAGGCCGGTATCGACATGAGCATGAACGACACCCTGTATGGCGAAGAGCTGCCAGGGCTGCTCAAGGACGGTGAAGTAACCCAGGGCGAACTGGACCAGGCGGTGCGCGAAGTGCTTGGCGCCAAGTACGACATGGGCCTGTTCAAAGACCCGTACGTGCGGATCGGCAAAGCCGAAACCGACCTCAAGGACTACTACGGCAACGACCGCCTGCACCGCGATGCCGCGCGTGACGTGGCCCGCCGCAGCCTGGTCCTGCTGGAAAACCGCAACCAGACCCTGCCACTGAAGAAGGCCGGTACCATCGCCTTGGTCGGCCCATTGGCCGATGCGCCCATCGACATGATGGGCAGCTGGGCGGCCGACGGCAAACCGGTGCATTCGGTGACCGTTCGCGAAGGCCTGCGCCGCGCCGTGGAAGGCAAGGCCAAGCTGGTCTACGCCAAGGGTTCCAACGTCACCGGCGACAAGGCGATGTTCGACTACCTGAACTTCCTCAACTTCGACGCCCCGGAAATCGTCAACGACCTGCGCCCTGCCGCGGTATTGATCGATGAAGCGGTCAAGGCCGCGCAGCAGTCCGACGTGGTGGTCGCGGTGGTCGGCGAGTCGCGTGGCATGTCTCACGAGTCGTCGAGCCGTACCACCCTGGAAATTCCGGCCAGCCAGCGCGAACTGATCAAGGCCCTGAAAGCCACCGGCAAGCCGCTGGTACTGGTGCTGATGAATGGCCGCCCGCTGTCGATCGCCTGGGAACGCGAGCAGGCCGACGCCCTGCTGGAAACCTGGTTCAGCGGCACCGAAGGCGGCAATGCCATCGCTGACGTGCTGTTCGGCGACTACAACCCGTCCGGCAAGCTGGCCATCACCTTCCCGCGTTCGGTCGGGCAGATTCCGATGTACTACAACCACACGCGTATTGGCCGGCCGTTCACACCCGGCAAGCCCGGCAACTACACCTCGCAGTACTTCGAAGAGCCCAACGGGCCGCTGTATCCGTTTGGTTATGGCTTGAGCTACAGCAGCTTCGAATTGTCGGGCCTGGCCCTGTCGAGCAAGGACCTCAAGCGTGGCGCTACGCTGGAGGCCAAGGTCACGGTGAAGAACACCGGCAAGCGTGACGGCGAGACCGTGGTGCAGCTGTATCTGCAGGATGTCTCGGCCTCCATGAGCCGCCCGGTCAAAGAGCTGAAGAACTTCCAGAAACTGATGCTCAAGGCGGGCGAGTCGCGAACCTTGACCTTCAGCATCAGTGAGGAAGACCTGAAGTTCTACAATGGCCAACTGCAGCGGGTTGCAGAGCCTGGGGAGTTCAATGTCCAGGTAGGGCTGGATTCCGAGGCGGTGCAGCAGAAGAGTTTCGAGTTGTTGTAAGCGGTTGAACGCCGGTACTGGCCCTATCGCCGGCAAGCCGGCTCCCACAGGGGCTTTGCAATACCTGTGGGAGCTGGCTTGCTAGCGATAGGGCCGGCACTGAATTCCTCATCTTTCGGATCCGCCCCATGCCGTTTTCCTTTCGCGCCCTGCGTCTGGGGCTGATCGTCCTGTTCATCCTGTTCGGCACCGCGCTCAGCGCCGGCTGGGCCATGCACCAGGCCAAGCGCCAGGCCATGGCAGACGACGCCCAGCGCGCCAGCCAGCAACTGGGCCTGTACGCCAACGCCCTGCATACCCTGATCGAACGCTACCGCGCCCTGCCCGCCGTGCTGGCACTCGACCCGGAACTGATCTCAGCCCTGCGCGGCCCGGTCAGCGAGCCGGTACAAGACGCCCTGAACCGCAAGCTCGAACGCATCAACGGTGCAGCCAACTCGTCTACCCTCGAACTGCTCGACCGCACCGGGCTGGCCATCGCGGCCAGTAACTGGCGGCTGCCGAGTAGCTACGTGGGCTCCAATTACGGCTTTCGCCCCTATTTCAAACAGACCCGCAGCCAAGGCAGCGGCCGCTTCTACGCGGTGGGTGTGACCAGTGGCGTGCCAGGCTACTTCCTGGCCAGCGCGGTGAATGATGAGCATGGCCGCTTCCTCGGTGCCATGGTGGTCAAGCTCGAATTCCCCGAGCTGGAACGTGAATGGCGCCAAGGCAACGATATCCTGCTGGTCAGCGATGCGCGTGGCATCACCTTCATCGCCAACCAGGACGGCTGGCGCTACCGCGAGCTGCAGCCGTTGAGCGGCGCTGACCGTGCAGAACTGGCTGAGACCCGCCAGTACGACAAACAACCGCTGGTGCCCCTGCAGCATCAGGTACTGACCCGTTTTGCCGACAATAGCCACCTGGCCCGCGTGCAAGGCCCGGAGGGCGTCGCCGAGTACCTATGGGAACGCCTGCCGCTGCAAGGTGAAGACTGGACCTTGCACCTGTTGCGCAAACCGCAGGTCGCCGCCGACGGCCGCAACGCCGCCCTTGGCGCTGCGGCCGTGTGGCTGAGCCTGGTCTTCGCGGCGCTGTTCGTCAGCCAGCGCCTGCGCCTGGCACGCTTGCGCCAGCGCAGCCGCGAAGCACTCAAGCGCCAGGTCGAAGAACGCACCCGTGAACTGCGCACAGCGCAAGAAGGCCTGGTGCAATCAGCCAAGCTGGCCGCCCTCGGGCAGATGTCGGCGGCCATGGCCCACGAGATCAACCAGCCGCTGACCACCCAGCGCATGCAGTTGGAAACCCTGCGCCTGCTGCTCGACCATGGCCGCTACGACGAAGCGCGCAAGGCCCTTGAACCCCTGGAACAGATGCTCACGCGCATGGCCGCGCTCACCAGCCACCTGAAGACCTTTGCCCGCAACAGCCCGGTCGGGCTGCGCGAGCGCCTGGACCTGGCCGGCGTGGTCGACCAGGCCCTGCACCTGCTGGATACCCGTATTCGCAGCGAGGGCGTCGAGGTCGCGCTGTACCTGGCACGCCCAGCCTGGGTGCGCGGGGACGCCATCCGCCTGGAGCAAGTGCTGATCAACCTGCTGCGCAATGCCCTCGACGCCATGGCCGACAAGCGCTACAAACGCCTGGAGATCCGCATCGAGCTGGATCACGACCAATGGCGGCTGAGCGTGCTCGATTCAGGAGGCGGTATTGCCGAAGAACACCTGGCCAAGGTCTTCGACCCCTTCTTCACCACTAAACCCGTGGGCGAAGGGCTGGGCCTTGGCCTGGCCATTTCCTATGGCATCGTCCACGAAGCCGGCGGCCAACTGCAGGCCGAGAACCTGCCAGGCGGCGCCCGCCTGAGCCTTACCCTGCCCCGTGACGTGGAGCCTGTATGTTGAATTCAGTGATCGTCGTCGATGATGAAGCCAGTATCCGCACGGCGGTCGAGCAATGGCTGAGCCTGTCCGGCTTCAGCGTGCAACTGTTCGCCCGGGCCGAGGATTGCCTGGCGCAATTGCCACAGCATTTTGCCGGCGTGATCATCAGCGATGTACGCATGCCGGGCATGGATGGCCTGCAACTGCTCGAGCGCTTGCAGGCAGAGGACCCCGACCTGCCGGTGATCCTGCTGACTGGCCATGGCGATGTGCCGATGGCGGTGGACGCCATGCGCAAGGGGGCCTACGACTTCCTCGAAAAACCCTTCACACCGCAGCACCTGCTGGGCAGCCTGCGTCGCGCCCTGGAAAAGCGCCAGCTGGTGCTGGAAAACCGCCGGCTGCACGAGCAGGCCGACCTCAAGTCACGCCTCGAAAACACCTTGCTGGGCATGTCCCAGGGCCTGCAACAGCTGCGCCGGCAGGTGCTGGAGCTGGCCGGCCTGCCGGTCAATGTGCTGATCCGCGGCGAAACCGGCAGTGGCAAGGAGCGCGTGGCCCGCTGCCTGCACGACTTCGGCCCGCGTGCGGGCAAACCCTTCGTGGCCCTCAACTGCGCGGCAATCCCTGAATCACTGTTCGAAGCCGAGCTGTTTGGCCATGAGAGCGGCGCCTTCACCGGCGCCCAGGGCAAGCGGATCGGCAAGCTTGAGTATGCCAACGGGGGCACGGTGTTTCTTGACGAGATCGAGAGCATGCCCCTGGCCCAGCAGGCAAAACTGCTACGGGTGATCCAGGAACAGAAGCTCGAACGCCTGGGCGCCAACCAGAGCATCAGCGTCGACTTGCGCATCATCGCCGCGACCAAACCGGACCTGCTGGAAGAAGCCCGCGCAGGGCGCTTTCGCGAAGACCTCGCCTATCGCTTGAACGTTGCCGAGCTGCGCTTGGCCCCCTTGCGAGAGCGACGAGAGGACATTCCCTTGCTGTTCGAGCACTTTGCCCGTGCTGGCGCTGAAAAACTGGGCAGAACAGCGCCGCCGCTCAGCGGCAGCCAGTTGGCACAGCTGCTTTCCCACGACTGGCCGGGCAACGTGCGCGAGTTGGCCAACGCGGCAGAGCGGCATTCGCTGGGGCTGGGCTCGCCGAACATAGAAGTGGCACCGGCCGGGCAGTCGCTGGGCGAGCAGATGGAGGCGTTTGAAGCGCAGTGCTTGCGGGCGGCGTTGCGACAGAGCAAAGGGGAGATCAAGGGGGTGATGGAGGCTTTGCAACTGCCGCGGCGTACGCTGAACGAGAAAATGCAGCGGCACGGGTTGGTGCGCGAAGACTTCCTGTAATAGGCGAATTTCTGCTTACCATCCGCGCTAAATGAGCGGAAATCCGCTCATCCATGACGCCAACGCTTTACCTGCATGGGGCTGCCTTGCGGCCTTTCGCGGGCAAGCCCACTCCCACCAAGCCCGCATGCGCAGTGGGCTTGGTGCAGCCGGACTTGCCTGCGAACGGGGTGCAGCGCCCTCAAATGAATCACCTCGCACCCATTTGGCACACCTTCTGCAATCACCGTGGTAAGCAGCGCTCCGGCGCGCTCCACAAAAACAACGAGAAGGTATCCCTGATGGATAACGCCACCTCCCTGCCAACCGGGGCGGCCGTCGCGCCGGCCGCAGAAAAAACCACCGCCAGCCGTTTGAAGTCGATCTTCAGTGGGTCCATCGGCAACATGGTCGAATGGTACGACTGGTACGTCTACGCCGCATTCTCGCTGTACTTCGCCAAAGCCTTCTTCCCCGCTGGCGACACCACCGCACAACTGCTCAACACCGCCGCGATCTTCGCCGTGGGCTTCCTCATGCGCCCAATCGGTGGCTGGCTGATGGGCCTGTATGCCGACCGCAAAGGCCGCAAGGCCGCGCTGATGGCCTCGGTCCTGCTGATGTGCGGGGGCTCGCTGCTCATCGCCCTGACCCCCGGCTATGAAACCATCGGCGTCGCCGCGCCGATCCTGCTGGTCTTCGCACGCTTGCTGCAGGGCCTGTCGGTGGGCGGTGAATACGGCACCTCGGCCACTTACCTCAGCGAGATGGCCAGCAAGGAGCGCCGTGGGTTCTTCTCCAGCTTCCAGTACGTGACCCTGATTTCTGGCCAGCTCATCGCCCTGGCGGTGCTGATCATCCTGCAACAGACGCTCACCACCGAGCAGCTGTATGCCTGGGGCTGGCGTGTTCCCTTCGTGATCGGCGCGCTGTGCGCGGTGGTTGCGCTGTACCTGCGTCGCGGCATGGAAGAGACCGCCTCCTTCACCAAGAAGGAAAAGTCCAAAGAAAGCCTGATGCGCACCCTGATGCGTCATCCCAAAGAGCTGATGACCGTGGTCGGCCTGACCATGGGCGGCACTCTGGCCTTCTACACCTACACCACCTACATGCAAAAGTACCTGGTCAACACCGTGGGCATGAGCATCAGCGACTCGACCACCATCTCGGCCGCCACGCTGTTCCTGTTCATGTGCCTGCAGCCGGTGATCGGCGGCCTGTCCGACAAGATCGGCCGGCGCCCGATCCTGATCGCCTTCGGTGTACTCGGCACGCTGTTCACTGTGCCGATCCTGAGCACCTTGCACACCGTGCAAACCTGGTGGGGCGCGTTCTTCCTGATCATGGCGGCGCTGATCATCGTCAGTGGCTACACCTCGATCAACGCAGTGGTCAAAGCCGAACTGTTCCCGACTGAAATCCGCGCCCTGGGCGTTGGCCTGCCATACGCCCTGACCGTGTCCATCTTCGGCGGCACCGCCGAATACGTCGCCCTGTGGTTCAAGAGCAATGGCATGGAAACCGGCTTCTACTGGTACGTCACCGGCTGCATCGCCTGCTCGCTGCTGGTGTACGCGACCATGAAAGACACCAAGCATCATTCGCGCATCACCACCGACTGATACTGATCCGGCAGATATGAAAAAGGGGCGCTCCGTTGCACGGGGCGCCCCTTTTTTATGGCGTGAGCCGATTAACGGCCCTATTCGGCTCACCGATAAGTTGGAGCGATCATGAACAGCCCACTATGGATATGGCAGCAATCCGACTGGCCCCATTTCCAGTGGCAAAGCGACGCCCTTGCCCCATTGCTACGCAGTTGCGTCGAGATGCAAGGACGCCTGCT from Pseudomonas kermanshahensis carries:
- a CDS encoding TPM domain-containing protein encodes the protein MTPLNEYDQRQIAEAIARAERRTDAELVTVLARRADDYAYLPLFWAAVLALAVPGLLQMLLGWPGIRGLLVANVVLFIGLCLLLRHPRLAGWLIPRAWRRWRASSLARQQFREQNLQRTRGATGVLIFVSEAERHVEILVDQGVEQYLDASARAAIVGRFAEQVRQGRTLQGFVDCIDTCGELLSEHVPRTHARNELPNRLVILD
- the bglX gene encoding beta-glucosidase BglX, with the protein product MMKLSLLGLAMGLVSQAALAAPTAPPLQDKQAFIDHLISQMTEAEKIGQLRLISIGPEMTHEQIREEIAAGRIGGTFNSRTAPENRPMQDAAMRSRLKIPMFFAYDTIHGERTIFPIGLGMAATWDMDAIAKVGRTAAIEAAADALDMTFAPMVDIARDPRWGRTSEGFGEDTYLTSRIGQVMVRSFQGSSPANPDSIMAIVKHFALYGAVEGGRDYNTVDMSLTKMYNDYLPPYRAALDAGAGGVMVALNSINGVPATSNTWLMNDLLRKEWGFKGVTISDHGAIQELIRHGVARDGREAAKLAIKAGIDMSMNDTLYGEELPGLLKDGEVTQGELDQAVREVLGAKYDMGLFKDPYVRIGKAETDLKDYYGNDRLHRDAARDVARRSLVLLENRNQTLPLKKAGTIALVGPLADAPIDMMGSWAADGKPVHSVTVREGLRRAVEGKAKLVYAKGSNVTGDKAMFDYLNFLNFDAPEIVNDLRPAAVLIDEAVKAAQQSDVVVAVVGESRGMSHESSSRTTLEIPASQRELIKALKATGKPLVLVLMNGRPLSIAWEREQADALLETWFSGTEGGNAIADVLFGDYNPSGKLAITFPRSVGQIPMYYNHTRIGRPFTPGKPGNYTSQYFEEPNGPLYPFGYGLSYSSFELSGLALSSKDLKRGATLEAKVTVKNTGKRDGETVVQLYLQDVSASMSRPVKELKNFQKLMLKAGESRTLTFSISEEDLKFYNGQLQRVAEPGEFNVQVGLDSEAVQQKSFELL
- a CDS encoding sensor histidine kinase, producing MPFSFRALRLGLIVLFILFGTALSAGWAMHQAKRQAMADDAQRASQQLGLYANALHTLIERYRALPAVLALDPELISALRGPVSEPVQDALNRKLERINGAANSSTLELLDRTGLAIAASNWRLPSSYVGSNYGFRPYFKQTRSQGSGRFYAVGVTSGVPGYFLASAVNDEHGRFLGAMVVKLEFPELEREWRQGNDILLVSDARGITFIANQDGWRYRELQPLSGADRAELAETRQYDKQPLVPLQHQVLTRFADNSHLARVQGPEGVAEYLWERLPLQGEDWTLHLLRKPQVAADGRNAALGAAAVWLSLVFAALFVSQRLRLARLRQRSREALKRQVEERTRELRTAQEGLVQSAKLAALGQMSAAMAHEINQPLTTQRMQLETLRLLLDHGRYDEARKALEPLEQMLTRMAALTSHLKTFARNSPVGLRERLDLAGVVDQALHLLDTRIRSEGVEVALYLARPAWVRGDAIRLEQVLINLLRNALDAMADKRYKRLEIRIELDHDQWRLSVLDSGGGIAEEHLAKVFDPFFTTKPVGEGLGLGLAISYGIVHEAGGQLQAENLPGGARLSLTLPRDVEPVC
- a CDS encoding sigma-54-dependent transcriptional regulator, which produces MLNSVIVVDDEASIRTAVEQWLSLSGFSVQLFARAEDCLAQLPQHFAGVIISDVRMPGMDGLQLLERLQAEDPDLPVILLTGHGDVPMAVDAMRKGAYDFLEKPFTPQHLLGSLRRALEKRQLVLENRRLHEQADLKSRLENTLLGMSQGLQQLRRQVLELAGLPVNVLIRGETGSGKERVARCLHDFGPRAGKPFVALNCAAIPESLFEAELFGHESGAFTGAQGKRIGKLEYANGGTVFLDEIESMPLAQQAKLLRVIQEQKLERLGANQSISVDLRIIAATKPDLLEEARAGRFREDLAYRLNVAELRLAPLRERREDIPLLFEHFARAGAEKLGRTAPPLSGSQLAQLLSHDWPGNVRELANAAERHSLGLGSPNIEVAPAGQSLGEQMEAFEAQCLRAALRQSKGEIKGVMEALQLPRRTLNEKMQRHGLVREDFL
- a CDS encoding MFS transporter; protein product: MDNATSLPTGAAVAPAAEKTTASRLKSIFSGSIGNMVEWYDWYVYAAFSLYFAKAFFPAGDTTAQLLNTAAIFAVGFLMRPIGGWLMGLYADRKGRKAALMASVLLMCGGSLLIALTPGYETIGVAAPILLVFARLLQGLSVGGEYGTSATYLSEMASKERRGFFSSFQYVTLISGQLIALAVLIILQQTLTTEQLYAWGWRVPFVIGALCAVVALYLRRGMEETASFTKKEKSKESLMRTLMRHPKELMTVVGLTMGGTLAFYTYTTYMQKYLVNTVGMSISDSTTISAATLFLFMCLQPVIGGLSDKIGRRPILIAFGVLGTLFTVPILSTLHTVQTWWGAFFLIMAALIIVSGYTSINAVVKAELFPTEIRALGVGLPYALTVSIFGGTAEYVALWFKSNGMETGFYWYVTGCIACSLLVYATMKDTKHHSRITTD